From the genome of Luteibacter rhizovicinus DSM 16549:
AACAAATCCGGTGGCGCCCAGGGCGGCACCACACCCGATAACTCCGGCAAGAAATAAGGCCGGAACCCAGGAGACATCGCATGTTGCGTCAGCTTTCCCTTGCCATCGCCCTCGCCGTCGGTGGCGTCATCGCCGCTCCCGCGTTCGCCCAGGCGCCCGCGCCGGCGGCCGTCGCCCAGGGTGCCACCCCCCAGCAGATCGTGCAGACGATTTCGGATGACCTGGCCAAGGCCATCGAAGGCCACCAGGCCGAGCTCAAGAACGATCACGAAAAGCTGATCGCGGTGATCGACGACACCTTCCTGCCGCACTTCGATATCGACTACGCGTCGATCCTGGTGCTCGGCCAGAACGCCAGCAAGGCCTCGCCGGAGCAGCGTCAGCGCTTCGCCAAGGCGTTCTACAACTCGATCACGCACCGGTATGCCGAGGGCCTGCTCAACTACACCCGCGGCCGCGTGAAGGTCCTGCCGTTCACCGACGACCTCAACAACAAGCGCACCGTGGTGCGTACGCAGGTCATGCTCGACGACGGCAAGTCGGTCTCGGTCGACTATGCGTTCCGCAAGAGCTCCAGCGGCGACTGGAAGGCATATGACGTGATCATCGAGGGCATCTCGTACATCACCAACTACCGCAACCAGGTCGACGCCGAGATCAAGAAGGAAGGCCTCGACAAGCTGACCGCCGATCTCGAATCGAAGGGCGGCGCGGCTATCGACGATATCCAGAAGGATACCGGTGGTGCCAAGGGCGGCGCGCAGAAGTGAGTTCGTCGTCGTTCTCGCTGACGACCACGGTGCCGGGCAGCCTCGCGCTGTCCGGTGACCTGACGTTCGCCACGGCGGCGCAAGCTCTGGAATCTGCCCGTGCTGAACTGGATCGCAGTGGCCAGACCACGCTCGATCTGGGCGGCGTGACCCATGCGGATAGCGCCGGCCTCGCCACGCTGCTGGCGTTGCTGGCCCACGCCCGCACCCGGGGCAAGACGCTTGCCGTCACGCACACGCCCGAAGGCCTTCAGGCCCTTGCTCGCGTTTCCGGTGTAGAAAACCTGCTGTAAGTAATGTGGGAGCCGCTTCAGCGGCGATGTGGGAGCCGATTTATCGGCGATCCCGCGGTAGCGGGCCAGGTCAAGGCAAGCACCCATCGCCGCTGAAGCGGCTCCCACAGTAAGAAAAAAGCCCCGCTGGTAGCGGGGCTTTTTTCTTACTCGGGCTTTTCGCCGTTCTGGCGTTCCCAGGTGTGCTGCTCGTCGAGCAACTTGTCGGGATCGAAGCCCTGGTTATCGTTCAGGCCCTGCATCTGCTCGATGACCTCGGCCGGCGGGTTGCCGTCGTAGATCTGGTACAGGCGCTGCTGGCGGTAGGCGTCACGCATGAACACGTACGGATCGTAGGCCGAGGCGAGGAAGCTCTCCGCGTCGATGCCGCGCGAGCGCAGGGTCACCAGGTAGAGGGCCGACGGGATGTACTCCTGGCCATACTTGTAGCTGTGGTTGCGCGAGTAGTAGCTGAGCGGATCGAAGAAGTAGCTGTCGACCGGCAGGCGCCAGACATCGCGGACCGTGGTCGGACCGACCAGCGGCAGCACGAGGTAGTCACCCTCGGGGACGCCCCAGCGAGCCAGGGTCACACCGAAGTCGTTGTCTTCCAGCGGAATGCCGAGGAGGCTGGCCGGATCCTTGAAGCCGAGGAAACCGATCGTCAGGTTCACGACGAAGCGGCTGGTCGACTGCAGGGCCTGCTTCGGACGGGCCTGGAGCAGGTCGTTGGCCACCGTGATCGGCAGTCGGATATTGGTATAGAAGTCGCTCACCGCCGTGCGCACCGCCGGGGTGGTCACTTTCCGGTAGCCGACAGCGACGGGGCGGATGACCGCCTTGTCGAGCTTGTCGTTGAAAGCGTACATGTTCCGGTTGAAATGTTCGTTCGGGTCGTCCGTGCGCGGCGGTGCGATATGGCACGCGGCAAGCAGGGCGGTGGCGAACGCGGCCAGCGCAGGCCTGGCGATCCGGGAAATCAGGTTGGGGTGCATCGGGGCGACTTTGCGGGTGGGGCGATACTTTAGTGTACCGCTTGGTTTTATTATTTGCACTAATACCCGTCCGTCCTGGCCAGAACCGCGCATGATACCCCTCCCCTGATTGCCAGCCAACCGGCCGGACCGCTAAACTGCACGACCAGAAGTGTCTTAATTGTCAAGGATTTGAAATGGCCCGTATTACCGTCGAAGACTGCCTAGAGGTAGTCGACAACCGCTTTGAGCTGGTGCTCATGGCGACCAAGCGTGCCCGTCAGCTCTCCAAGGGCGCCGAGCCGACCATCGATCCCGCCAACGACAAGCCGACCGTGCTGGCCCTGCGCGAGATCGCCGACCGTCGCGTCAACGACGAGATGATCGACGAAATCGACCGTGCCGCCCGCGAGCGTGCCGAGCGTGAAGCCCTCGAGTGGGCCGCCACGGAAGTGGACGACGACCTCTCGAAGGGTGGGGATGACTGATGACACCGGGTCGCTGTCGGCCCTGTCATAAACGTAACACTGCGCAGGTTGACGCGCGGCTGTTGAGGCCGCGCGCGGGAGGCTGCGCCGGCTAAGGCGCGAGACCCTCCCATGG
Proteins encoded in this window:
- a CDS encoding MlaC/ttg2D family ABC transporter substrate-binding protein — its product is MLRQLSLAIALAVGGVIAAPAFAQAPAPAAVAQGATPQQIVQTISDDLAKAIEGHQAELKNDHEKLIAVIDDTFLPHFDIDYASILVLGQNASKASPEQRQRFAKAFYNSITHRYAEGLLNYTRGRVKVLPFTDDLNNKRTVVRTQVMLDDGKSVSVDYAFRKSSSGDWKAYDVIIEGISYITNYRNQVDAEIKKEGLDKLTADLESKGGAAIDDIQKDTGGAKGGAQK
- a CDS encoding STAS domain-containing protein — protein: MSSSSFSLTTTVPGSLALSGDLTFATAAQALESARAELDRSGQTTLDLGGVTHADSAGLATLLALLAHARTRGKTLAVTHTPEGLQALARVSGVENLL
- a CDS encoding MlaA family lipoprotein, encoding MHPNLISRIARPALAAFATALLAACHIAPPRTDDPNEHFNRNMYAFNDKLDKAVIRPVAVGYRKVTTPAVRTAVSDFYTNIRLPITVANDLLQARPKQALQSTSRFVVNLTIGFLGFKDPASLLGIPLEDNDFGVTLARWGVPEGDYLVLPLVGPTTVRDVWRLPVDSYFFDPLSYYSRNHSYKYGQEYIPSALYLVTLRSRGIDAESFLASAYDPYVFMRDAYRQQRLYQIYDGNPPAEVIEQMQGLNDNQGFDPDKLLDEQHTWERQNGEKPE
- the rpoZ gene encoding DNA-directed RNA polymerase subunit omega; the protein is MARITVEDCLEVVDNRFELVLMATKRARQLSKGAEPTIDPANDKPTVLALREIADRRVNDEMIDEIDRAARERAEREALEWAATEVDDDLSKGGDD